The following proteins come from a genomic window of Hymenobacter canadensis:
- a CDS encoding DNA repair ATPase, whose translation MEAQATQLETGTYEILRNRLLKSSTDLRQRLDLLNAERKQVFGAVDTRLIGTGRISTENNCVAWDMVPVGQRFIFGYNVVLGLKAEPDLADVFGVYEYAGHDFRPLGLELLQHPQFLEEFRNLYRYYKNTQFVKFAVIGVHLFMVFRVGKSASDVKTFKWLVQGETLSYLDNRSDHEYTFPPQHEFQWKRATRDMQRGGKHPHISIEDKVFVETVGGDLTIKVEDNTSTGHGILSEPVDDKDQTLDDSEIYYAVVGNLILLKIRPYQEQQYRHFIFNHRLKTAQRLDALADACVLLPDGQGLIFPHGFYLQTGDNKLFDNGLREMLFEKRVVSPNGEDFLYVFFNKDHGTYLLLSYNRIAQRVDNPIVCHGYALFENGELCYFRADDEPKKHHAVQIWQTPYTAPDFQLPVTSDSYLYKLGNKEIVRAMSEVQEVLTLTGKDDSYAGLYLDLIRQTTSLTDAYHWLREPAAQALAEPLAEIRQTATAAVEEFEKVQSLRKNTAQQTAAVFQKAGELTGRIRRSAPDTVTEFVQLLGELRGVRGEVISLKELRYVELPAVEKHAQDLEALSKEVALQTVEFLLRPDALLPYSQRVQAIADGVEQVQKTIEADQREQETAAVAQELELLIEVVSNLPIPDPTQTTAIIDNISTVYARFNQIRAALKRRRQALAGTEAQAEFTAQLKLLEQALTNYLDLADTPAKCDEYLTKLMVQLEELEGKFPDFDQFIEQLTTRREQVVEAFESKKTALVAARNQRATALLQSAERLLKAVQSRVSRLESVADINGYFAADVMVEKVRQTAQDLLALGDSVKADDVQSRLKTLRENAVRQLRDRADLFADGGQTLRFGTHAFTVNTQPLELTVVLRDGDLHYHLTGTNFFQKITDPALLASRPVWEQTVVSENQDVYRAEFLAWRILEGAQHPAPANPEAGRPAVLSVPELGHLSAAELLTYVQQFMAARYQEGYLKGVHDHDAALLLTALVRLTRTADLLRYPADTRAAAALYWLRFADPDQRAHWEQQLQGIGVLLQVFPDSQEFDQLKAELQAAVETFAAQTGLFTPAQVQEAGDYLFHELTHTGTFIISHEAADLHQQFQKQLQERHATDLFQQSIDQLRDQPVAQFQLVRQWVQAAHLTPRPPLPEDSAHRADAGPGGEVAVLLLTQTFDPARVVHTPTTENLEGFQGTHPRIVSTNNQQLTTNNYTLNFPEFRRRLLHYDRATVAQYEQFQETKKQLLARAAEDMRLEDFRPRVLTSFVRNRLIDQVYLPLIGANLAKQIGTAGEGKRTDLMGLLLLISPPGYGKTTLMEYVANRLGLIFMKINGPAIGHAVTSVDPAQAPNAGARQELEKLNLAFEMGDNVMIYVDDIQHCHPEFLQKFISLCDAQRKIEGVYQGRPRTYDFRGRKVAVVMAGNPYTESGDVFQLPDMLANRADIYNLGDILTAGSEDAFRLSYLENALTSNTALARLATQSPQDVPALIRLTETGQQDGLSFEGNHSPEELNEYVAVLGQLLRLRDVVATVNAAYIASAAQADAYRTEPPFKLQGSYRNMNKLAEKVRPVMNDQEITDLLAAHYESEAQTLTSATEANLLKLRELLGWLTPEQAARWQQIKQTYLDNLRHSGPAQLLQMLEKLENIAGGLSGIREALKRE comes from the coding sequence ATGGAAGCTCAAGCTACCCAACTCGAAACCGGCACCTACGAAATCCTGCGCAACCGCCTGCTCAAAAGCAGCACCGACCTGCGCCAGCGCCTCGACCTGCTCAATGCCGAGCGCAAGCAGGTATTCGGGGCCGTGGATACGCGCCTGATTGGCACCGGCCGCATCAGCACCGAAAACAACTGCGTGGCCTGGGACATGGTGCCGGTGGGCCAGCGGTTCATCTTCGGCTACAACGTGGTGCTGGGGCTGAAGGCCGAGCCCGATCTGGCCGACGTGTTTGGGGTGTACGAATACGCCGGGCACGACTTCCGGCCGCTGGGGCTGGAGCTGCTGCAGCACCCGCAGTTTCTGGAGGAGTTTCGCAACCTCTACCGCTACTACAAGAACACCCAGTTCGTGAAGTTCGCCGTCATTGGCGTGCACCTGTTCATGGTGTTTCGGGTGGGCAAGAGCGCCTCCGATGTGAAGACGTTTAAGTGGCTGGTGCAGGGCGAAACGCTGAGTTACCTCGACAACCGCTCCGACCACGAGTACACCTTCCCGCCCCAGCACGAGTTCCAGTGGAAGCGCGCCACCCGCGACATGCAGCGCGGCGGCAAGCACCCCCACATCAGCATCGAGGACAAGGTGTTTGTGGAAACCGTGGGCGGGGATTTGACCATCAAAGTCGAGGACAACACCAGCACCGGCCACGGCATCCTGAGCGAGCCGGTGGACGACAAGGACCAGACCCTCGACGACTCGGAAATCTACTACGCGGTGGTCGGCAACCTGATTCTGCTCAAAATCCGGCCCTACCAGGAGCAGCAGTACCGCCACTTCATCTTCAACCACCGGCTCAAAACCGCCCAGCGCCTAGATGCCCTGGCCGATGCCTGCGTGCTGCTGCCCGATGGCCAGGGCCTGATTTTTCCGCACGGCTTCTACCTGCAAACCGGCGACAACAAGCTCTTCGACAACGGCCTGCGCGAGATGCTGTTCGAGAAGCGCGTGGTGTCGCCGAACGGGGAGGATTTTCTCTACGTGTTCTTCAACAAAGACCACGGCACCTACCTGCTGCTGAGCTACAACCGCATTGCCCAGCGTGTAGACAACCCTATCGTGTGCCACGGCTACGCCCTGTTCGAGAACGGCGAGCTGTGCTACTTCCGGGCCGACGACGAGCCCAAGAAGCACCACGCCGTGCAGATCTGGCAGACGCCCTACACCGCCCCCGATTTCCAGCTGCCCGTCACCTCCGACTCCTACCTCTACAAGCTGGGCAACAAGGAGATTGTACGGGCCATGAGCGAGGTGCAGGAAGTGCTGACCCTGACCGGCAAGGACGATTCCTACGCCGGCCTCTACCTCGACCTGATCCGCCAGACGACCAGCCTCACCGACGCCTACCACTGGCTGCGCGAGCCGGCAGCCCAGGCCCTGGCCGAGCCGCTGGCCGAAATCCGCCAGACGGCCACGGCGGCCGTGGAGGAGTTTGAGAAGGTGCAAAGCCTGCGCAAGAACACGGCCCAGCAAACGGCCGCCGTATTCCAGAAGGCCGGGGAGCTGACCGGCCGCATCCGCCGCTCGGCGCCCGATACCGTCACGGAATTCGTGCAGCTGCTGGGCGAGCTGCGCGGGGTGCGGGGCGAGGTCATTTCGCTGAAGGAGCTGCGCTACGTGGAGCTGCCGGCCGTGGAAAAGCACGCCCAGGACCTGGAGGCGCTGAGCAAGGAAGTGGCTTTGCAAACCGTGGAGTTCCTACTCCGGCCCGATGCCCTCCTGCCCTATTCCCAGCGCGTGCAAGCCATTGCCGACGGCGTAGAGCAGGTGCAGAAAACCATCGAAGCCGACCAGCGCGAGCAGGAAACCGCCGCCGTGGCCCAGGAGCTGGAGCTGCTGATTGAGGTGGTGAGCAACCTGCCCATCCCCGACCCCACGCAGACCACGGCCATCATCGACAACATATCGACGGTGTACGCCCGCTTCAACCAGATTCGGGCGGCGCTGAAGCGGCGGCGGCAGGCGCTGGCCGGCACCGAGGCCCAGGCCGAGTTCACGGCCCAGCTCAAGCTGCTGGAACAGGCCCTCACCAACTACCTCGACCTGGCCGACACCCCCGCCAAGTGCGACGAGTACCTCACCAAGCTGATGGTGCAGCTGGAAGAGCTGGAAGGCAAATTCCCCGACTTCGACCAGTTCATCGAGCAGCTCACCACCCGCCGCGAGCAGGTGGTGGAAGCCTTCGAGTCGAAGAAAACCGCCCTGGTGGCCGCCCGCAACCAGCGCGCCACCGCCCTGCTGCAAAGCGCCGAGCGGCTGCTAAAAGCGGTGCAGAGCCGCGTCAGCCGGCTGGAATCGGTGGCCGATATCAACGGCTACTTTGCCGCCGACGTGATGGTGGAAAAGGTGCGCCAAACGGCCCAGGACCTGCTGGCGCTGGGCGACTCGGTGAAGGCCGACGACGTGCAGAGCCGCCTGAAAACCCTGCGCGAAAACGCCGTGCGCCAGCTCCGCGACCGGGCCGACCTGTTTGCCGACGGCGGCCAGACCCTGCGCTTCGGCACCCACGCCTTCACCGTGAACACCCAGCCCCTGGAGCTGACCGTGGTGCTGCGCGACGGCGACCTGCACTACCACCTTACCGGCACCAACTTCTTCCAGAAGATAACCGACCCCGCCCTGCTGGCCTCCCGGCCCGTATGGGAGCAAACCGTGGTGTCGGAAAACCAGGACGTGTACCGGGCCGAGTTTCTGGCCTGGCGCATCCTGGAGGGCGCCCAACACCCCGCCCCCGCCAACCCCGAGGCCGGCCGCCCCGCCGTGCTGTCGGTGCCCGAGCTGGGCCACCTGAGCGCCGCCGAGCTGCTCACCTACGTGCAGCAGTTCATGGCCGCGCGCTACCAGGAAGGCTACCTCAAAGGCGTGCACGACCACGACGCCGCCCTGCTGCTCACGGCCCTAGTGCGCCTCACCCGCACTGCCGACCTGCTCCGCTACCCGGCCGATACCCGCGCCGCCGCCGCCCTCTACTGGCTGCGCTTCGCCGACCCCGACCAGCGCGCCCACTGGGAGCAGCAGCTCCAGGGCATCGGCGTGCTGCTGCAGGTCTTCCCCGATTCGCAGGAGTTCGACCAGCTCAAAGCCGAGTTGCAAGCCGCCGTCGAAACCTTCGCCGCCCAAACCGGCCTCTTCACCCCCGCCCAGGTGCAGGAAGCCGGCGACTACCTGTTCCACGAGCTGACTCACACCGGCACCTTCATCATCTCCCACGAAGCCGCCGACCTGCACCAGCAGTTCCAGAAGCAGCTGCAGGAGCGCCACGCCACCGACCTCTTCCAGCAGTCCATCGACCAGCTGCGCGACCAGCCCGTAGCCCAGTTTCAGCTGGTGCGCCAGTGGGTGCAGGCGGCGCACCTCACCCCCCGCCCCCCTCTCCCCGAGGATTCTGCGCATAGAGCAGATGCGGGGCCGGGGGGTGAGGTGGCCGTCCTCCTGCTCACCCAAACCTTCGACCCTGCCCGCGTGGTCCACACGCCCACCACCGAAAACCTCGAAGGCTTCCAGGGCACCCACCCGCGCATCGTTTCCACAAACAACCAACAACTAACAACCAACAACTACACCCTCAACTTCCCCGAGTTCCGCCGCCGCCTGCTGCACTACGACCGCGCCACGGTGGCCCAATACGAGCAGTTTCAGGAGACGAAAAAGCAGCTGCTGGCCCGCGCCGCCGAGGACATGCGCCTGGAAGACTTCCGGCCCCGCGTACTCACCTCCTTCGTGCGAAACCGCCTCATTGACCAAGTGTACCTGCCGCTCATCGGGGCCAATCTGGCCAAGCAGATCGGCACGGCCGGCGAAGGCAAGCGCACCGACCTCATGGGGCTGCTGCTGCTGATTTCGCCGCCCGGCTACGGCAAAACCACCCTCATGGAATACGTGGCCAACCGCCTGGGCCTCATCTTCATGAAAATCAACGGCCCTGCCATCGGCCACGCCGTCACCAGCGTCGACCCCGCCCAGGCCCCCAACGCCGGGGCGCGGCAGGAGCTGGAGAAGCTGAACCTGGCCTTCGAGATGGGCGACAACGTGATGATCTACGTGGATGACATTCAGCACTGCCACCCCGAGTTTCTGCAGAAGTTCATCTCGCTCTGCGACGCCCAGCGCAAGATTGAGGGCGTGTACCAGGGCCGCCCCCGCACCTACGATTTCCGGGGCCGCAAAGTGGCCGTGGTGATGGCCGGCAACCCCTACACCGAAAGCGGCGACGTATTCCAGCTGCCCGATATGCTGGCCAACCGCGCCGACATCTACAACCTCGGCGACATCCTCACGGCCGGCTCCGAAGACGCCTTCCGCCTCTCCTACCTCGAAAACGCCCTCACCAGCAACACCGCCCTGGCCCGCCTCGCCACCCAAAGCCCCCAAGACGTGCCCGCCCTCATCCGCCTCACCGAAACCGGGCAGCAGGACGGCCTCAGCTTCGAGGGCAACCACTCGCCCGAGGAGCTGAATGAGTACGTAGCTGTGCTCGGCCAGCTGCTGCGCCTGCGCGACGTGGTGGCTACCGTGAATGCTGCCTACATTGCCAGCGCCGCCCAGGCCGACGCCTACCGCACCGAGCCGCCGTTCAAGCTCCAGGGCTCCTACCGCAACATGAACAAGCTGGCCGAGAAAGTCCGCCCCGTCATGAACGACCAGGAAATCACCGACCTGCTGGCCGCCCACTACGAAAGCGAGGCCCAGACCCTGACCAGCGCCACCGAAGCCAACCTGCTCAAGCTGCGCGAGCTGCTCGGCTGGCTCACCCCCGAGCAAGCCGCCCGCTGGCAGCAAATCAAGCAAACCTACCTCGACAACCTCCGCCACTCCGGCCCCGCCCAGCTCCTACAGATGCTGGAGAAACTGGAAAACATTGCCGGCGGCCTAAGCGGCATCCGGGAAGCACTGAAACGCGAGTAA
- a CDS encoding GIY-YIG nuclease family protein: protein MYVYILTNPAHTVLYIGITNDLPRRLHEHSNGLGDAGKFTGRYQTNLLIYFEPCPDPTQAIAREKQLKGWTRAKKEALIAAFNPTWATIDPATWSDDL, encoded by the coding sequence ATGTATGTCTATATCCTCACCAATCCGGCGCATACCGTACTCTACATCGGCATCACCAACGACTTGCCACGACGCCTGCACGAGCATAGCAATGGTCTGGGCGATGCGGGCAAATTCACAGGCCGCTATCAAACCAACCTACTGATCTACTTCGAACCCTGCCCTGACCCCACCCAAGCCATAGCCCGCGAAAAGCAGCTAAAAGGCTGGACCCGAGCTAAAAAAGAAGCCCTGATAGCCGCCTTCAATCCGACCTGGGCCACTATCGACCCCGCTACTTGGTCAGACGACTTGTAG
- a CDS encoding PAS domain-containing sensor histidine kinase has translation MIDFPSLFMAQVKASAQVQFVYDIAAGQVVFVNAAYGQVLLGTDAGVNAELPALLARIHPDDQAYLAEHWGRWMRGEQLGEIEVRLQRVGESAQWFAAIPYYHAGGARGPLLACTLHDISAAKHHQANSDLFNSRKNVTLEVLSHDASGAFIMIEQLAQYLREELPEAVQPEVAQMLTMLESTSRESVKMIRDLINLEFSAAVATNLKMDRVDLGDIMRGPLAQLQVGYKLLGHHFAYSLPAEAVYVNLDVSKFTQVVINLVSNAMKFTRDEGHVWVTVTGLPDGARVQVADDGIGIPAAMLPHVFERFTRARRLGLRGEETIGLGLSLCKTIVEWHDGTLSVSSVEGEGSVFTVEIPLAEGALSRLPNELVEAAGF, from the coding sequence ATGATTGATTTTCCTTCCCTTTTCATGGCCCAGGTGAAGGCCAGCGCCCAGGTGCAGTTCGTCTACGACATAGCCGCCGGGCAGGTGGTTTTCGTGAATGCGGCCTACGGGCAGGTGCTGCTGGGCACGGATGCCGGCGTCAATGCCGAACTCCCCGCTTTGCTGGCCCGCATTCACCCCGATGACCAGGCCTACCTGGCCGAGCACTGGGGACGGTGGATGCGGGGGGAGCAGCTAGGTGAAATCGAGGTCCGGTTGCAGCGCGTGGGCGAGTCGGCGCAGTGGTTTGCGGCTATTCCCTACTACCACGCGGGCGGCGCACGGGGCCCGCTACTGGCCTGCACTCTGCACGATATCAGCGCGGCCAAGCACCACCAGGCCAATTCGGACTTATTCAACAGCCGCAAAAACGTGACCCTGGAGGTGCTTTCGCACGACGCGAGCGGGGCCTTTATTATGATTGAGCAACTGGCCCAATACCTGCGCGAAGAGCTGCCGGAGGCGGTCCAGCCCGAGGTGGCGCAGATGCTTACCATGCTGGAGAGCACCAGCCGGGAGAGCGTGAAGATGATTCGTGACCTGATCAACCTCGAATTTTCGGCGGCCGTGGCCACCAACCTGAAAATGGACCGGGTGGACCTGGGCGACATCATGCGCGGCCCGTTGGCGCAGCTGCAAGTCGGCTACAAGCTGCTGGGGCACCATTTCGCGTACTCGCTGCCGGCCGAGGCGGTGTACGTGAACCTGGACGTGAGCAAGTTCACACAGGTGGTTATCAACCTGGTCAGCAACGCCATGAAGTTCACCCGCGACGAAGGCCACGTGTGGGTGACCGTGACGGGGCTGCCGGACGGGGCGCGGGTGCAGGTAGCCGACGACGGTATCGGGATTCCGGCGGCCATGCTGCCGCACGTTTTCGAGCGGTTTACCAGGGCCCGGCGGCTGGGCCTGCGGGGCGAGGAAACCATTGGCCTGGGCCTTTCGCTCTGCAAAACCATCGTGGAGTGGCACGATGGTACGCTGTCGGTAAGCAGCGTGGAGGGCGAAGGCAGCGTGTTTACCGTGGAAATTCCGCTGGCTGAGGGGGCGCTGAGCCGGCTGCCCAACGAATTGGTAGAGGCTGCTGGTTTTTAG
- a CDS encoding pyridoxamine 5'-phosphate oxidase family protein, with the protein MGKHYPAISADIQAFIEQQHVFFVGTAAADGRVNISPKGQDTLRVLDANRVAWLNLTGSGNETAAHLLALNRITLMWCAFEGRPTILRLYGTATTYHPRDAEWATLLPLFPALPGARQILVVDVDLVQTSCGMAVPFLDFQANRDELNNSMDKRGPEQVAQYWHTRNTRSLDGKPTGI; encoded by the coding sequence ATGGGCAAGCACTATCCCGCCATCAGCGCCGACATTCAGGCCTTTATCGAGCAGCAGCACGTGTTCTTCGTGGGCACCGCCGCCGCCGACGGGCGCGTCAACATCTCCCCCAAGGGCCAGGACACCCTGCGCGTACTCGACGCCAACCGCGTGGCCTGGCTCAACCTGACCGGCAGCGGCAACGAAACCGCCGCCCACCTGCTGGCCCTCAACCGCATCACGCTCATGTGGTGCGCCTTCGAGGGCCGGCCCACCATCCTGCGCCTCTACGGCACCGCCACCACCTACCACCCCCGCGACGCGGAGTGGGCCACCCTGCTCCCGCTGTTTCCGGCCCTCCCCGGTGCCCGCCAGATTCTGGTCGTCGACGTCGACCTGGTGCAAACCTCCTGCGGCATGGCCGTCCCCTTCCTCGACTTTCAAGCCAACCGCGACGAGCTAAACAACAGCATGGACAAGCGCGGCCCCGAGCAGGTAGCGCAGTACTGGCACACCCGCAACACCCGCAGCCTCGACGGCAAGCCCACCGGCATCTGA
- a CDS encoding T9SS type A sorting domain-containing protein — translation MKKLYILSSILALSTSALAQAPVPVNLQPSAIITLPAGATPNALAVSDFNQDNRRDVAVCQRGLGSVGVYLQSSSGTFPDPAVSTYAIGDNPTGLVATALSQQQTRSSMDLVAISPVTGRFQLLTNNNDRSGTFTPVVNTGMQNTFFSNRGTNQHMFVANIDGNLQPDFVYTYDPAPPVTTSAGVYWQQLQSPTSVESSPRTFHRPGFNTSSVALADFNRDSHMDMVLTNPNANQVKVVAAAFNGVSISWSIGQFTLDLPTGGIRPVSVATSDVNRDFLPDLAVANEGSNNVTVLLNQGGTQFGTQALYSLSGSPRQVLLTDLNRDNEPEMLVLTADNRLQVFQHTGASGITRYGTPLILATGDNPVTMQIADVDGDFNSDIVVGCAGDNTVRVYLNRSILSTRSKQLAGVSVFPNPATDQITIQSAGTLRGLITASLLDPLGREVYRTETTAVSTAISVADLPRGVYLLRLTAPEGIMSQRIVIQ, via the coding sequence ATGAAAAAACTCTACATACTTTCTAGCATTTTAGCTTTGAGTACTAGTGCCCTGGCCCAGGCGCCTGTTCCTGTCAACTTGCAACCCAGCGCCATCATCACCTTACCGGCTGGTGCTACACCCAATGCGTTGGCCGTCTCGGATTTCAACCAGGATAACCGCCGGGATGTGGCTGTGTGCCAGCGGGGGCTGGGGTCGGTGGGCGTGTACCTGCAATCCAGCAGTGGCACCTTTCCCGACCCAGCCGTCAGCACTTACGCCATCGGGGATAATCCCACCGGACTGGTTGCCACGGCGCTGAGCCAGCAGCAAACACGCTCTAGCATGGATCTAGTAGCAATCAGCCCCGTCACCGGCCGCTTCCAGTTGCTAACTAATAACAATGACCGAAGCGGCACCTTTACGCCCGTCGTCAACACGGGCATGCAAAACACTTTTTTCAGCAACCGTGGAACCAATCAGCACATGTTTGTCGCCAACATTGATGGCAACCTGCAGCCGGACTTTGTCTACACGTATGACCCAGCGCCACCCGTCACGACCAGTGCTGGCGTGTACTGGCAGCAGCTCCAGTCTCCCACGTCAGTAGAGTCATCCCCTCGGACTTTCCACCGACCTGGGTTCAACACTTCCAGTGTGGCATTGGCCGATTTCAACCGGGACAGCCACATGGATATGGTCCTGACTAATCCTAATGCGAATCAGGTAAAAGTGGTCGCTGCCGCCTTCAATGGAGTCAGCATCAGCTGGTCAATCGGCCAATTCACGCTGGACTTACCCACCGGCGGCATCCGCCCAGTGTCGGTGGCTACTAGCGACGTAAACCGTGACTTCCTGCCCGACCTGGCCGTGGCCAATGAAGGCAGCAACAATGTAACAGTGCTGCTGAACCAGGGGGGCACCCAATTCGGCACCCAGGCGCTTTATTCCCTCTCTGGCTCTCCCCGCCAAGTGTTGCTCACGGACCTTAACCGCGACAATGAGCCTGAAATGCTGGTGCTGACAGCCGACAATCGCCTGCAGGTGTTTCAGCACACTGGTGCTAGCGGAATCACCCGCTACGGTACCCCGCTGATACTGGCTACTGGTGATAATCCAGTTACCATGCAGATAGCGGACGTAGACGGCGATTTTAATTCGGACATCGTCGTGGGATGCGCTGGCGACAATACCGTGCGCGTGTACTTAAATCGTTCCATCCTAAGCACACGCTCCAAGCAGCTGGCAGGTGTATCCGTATTCCCCAACCCTGCTACCGACCAAATCACTATTCAGAGTGCCGGCACCCTGCGCGGCCTAATCACGGCCAGCCTGCTAGATCCGCTAGGACGCGAGGTATACCGGACCGAGACCACCGCCGTGAGCACCGCCATTTCAGTAGCTGATTTGCCCCGTGGAGTATACCTCTTGCGCCTAACCGCTCCTGAAGGAATCATGAGTCAACGTATAGTGATTCAATAG
- a CDS encoding SulP family inorganic anion transporter, with translation MFQVQPYLAHYKINVKNEILAGLTTALALVPEVVAFALLAHISPLVGIGSAFVICLITSIFGGRPGMISGAAGSVAVVIVALVAQHGVEYLFLAVALMGVLQIAVGLLRFGKFIRLVPQPVVYGFVNGLAIIIFMAQLEQFKVPGADGQQQWLQGTPLLLMLGLVALTMAIVYLLPKLTKAVPASLVAIIVVSALVIGGNLDTKSVGDIASINGGLPTLHWPQVPLSWATLALVLPYSVIMALVGLTESLLTLTVVDEMTDTRGHGNQDCVAQGLANVASGLTGGMGGCAMIGQTMVNLESRGRGRLSGVVAAGALALFVVAGSSLIEQLPLAALVGVMFMVVIGTFEWASLRILRRMPRADVLVMLLVTLVTAISQNLALAVLLGVVISALVFAWENARRIRARKHTDAAGTRHYEIYGPLFFGSVQAFTDKFDVQQDPAQVVIDFRESRVADMSGIDALHKLTERYHRQGKTLHLRHLSPDCRQLLRNAGALIEVNIQEDPEYRVVTAE, from the coding sequence ATGTTTCAGGTTCAGCCCTATCTGGCTCACTATAAAATCAACGTCAAAAACGAAATTCTCGCCGGCCTGACCACCGCGCTGGCTCTGGTGCCGGAGGTGGTGGCCTTCGCTTTGCTGGCCCACATCAGCCCGCTGGTGGGCATTGGCTCGGCCTTCGTCATCTGCCTTATCACGAGCATATTTGGGGGCCGGCCGGGCATGATTTCGGGTGCGGCCGGCTCGGTGGCCGTCGTCATTGTGGCCCTGGTGGCCCAGCACGGCGTGGAATACCTGTTCCTGGCCGTGGCCCTGATGGGCGTGCTGCAGATTGCCGTGGGGCTGCTGCGCTTCGGCAAGTTCATCCGGCTGGTGCCGCAGCCGGTGGTGTACGGCTTCGTCAACGGGCTGGCCATCATCATCTTCATGGCCCAGCTAGAGCAGTTCAAGGTACCCGGCGCGGACGGCCAGCAGCAGTGGCTGCAAGGCACTCCGCTGCTGCTGATGCTCGGGCTGGTAGCCCTCACGATGGCCATCGTCTACTTACTGCCCAAGCTCACGAAGGCCGTGCCCGCTTCGCTGGTGGCCATTATCGTGGTATCGGCGCTGGTGATTGGGGGCAACCTCGACACCAAATCGGTGGGCGACATTGCTTCCATCAATGGTGGGCTGCCCACGTTGCACTGGCCGCAGGTGCCCCTGAGCTGGGCTACGCTGGCGCTGGTGCTGCCCTACTCCGTCATCATGGCGCTGGTGGGCCTCACCGAAAGCCTGCTGACCCTGACCGTGGTGGACGAAATGACCGACACCCGCGGCCACGGCAACCAGGACTGCGTGGCCCAGGGCCTGGCCAACGTGGCCTCGGGCCTCACCGGCGGCATGGGCGGCTGCGCCATGATCGGGCAGACGATGGTGAACCTGGAATCCCGGGGGCGCGGGCGGCTGTCGGGCGTGGTGGCGGCCGGGGCGCTGGCGCTGTTCGTGGTGGCCGGCTCCTCCCTCATCGAGCAGCTGCCGCTGGCTGCGCTGGTGGGCGTGATGTTCATGGTGGTGATTGGCACCTTCGAGTGGGCCAGTTTGCGCATTCTGCGCCGCATGCCCCGCGCCGACGTGCTGGTGATGCTGCTCGTGACGCTGGTGACAGCCATTTCGCAGAACCTGGCGCTGGCCGTGCTGCTGGGCGTGGTGATTTCGGCGCTGGTATTCGCCTGGGAAAACGCCAGGCGCATCCGGGCCCGCAAGCACACCGACGCCGCCGGCACCCGCCACTACGAAATCTACGGCCCACTCTTCTTCGGCTCGGTGCAGGCCTTCACCGATAAGTTCGACGTGCAGCAGGACCCGGCGCAGGTGGTCATCGACTTCCGCGAAAGCCGGGTGGCCGATATGTCGGGCATTGATGCGCTGCACAAGCTCACGGAGCGCTACCACCGCCAGGGCAAAACCCTGCACCTGCGCCACCTCAGCCCCGACTGCCGCCAGCTGCTCCGCAACGCCGGCGCCCTCATCGAAGTCAACATCCAGGAAGACCCCGAATACCGGGTGGTAACGGCCGAGTAA